The following DNA comes from Candidatus Nitrosotalea okcheonensis.
GATTGAGGCCGGTAGGCTTCATTGCAGTAGCCATGGTTGTGCTAGGTGTCATAGTCATAACAACAGATCTACGATTTTCAGGATCATTTCTACAGCTAAACGCCGGACACTTTTTCATTTTAGGCGCCATGGCGCTGTGGGCACTGGACAACAACCTGAGCAGAATAATATCCACCAAGATGGATACTGCAAGACTTGTCCAGTTAAAATCAGTCATAGGCGGCCTCATCCTGCTTGGGGCAGTATTTCTGCTTGGCATACCACTTGATGTTAATATGTCACAGGTACCGTACGTAATACTTCTTAGCGCAATCGGGTTTGGCGGATCATTGTACTTTTTCCTGCAGAGTCTAAAGAGAATCGGTACAATCAGGACAATAGTGATATTTTCAACGTCATCAGTATTTGGCCTAGTCTTTGCATCAGCGTTTTTGCACGAACCGATAAGCTTGTACCAGACAGCAGCAATTGCAGTAATGCTGACAGGAGTTTACCTGGTAAACAGAAAGGAAAGCGTCAAGGAAAAAATAGAGTCATCCAGGATTTAAGACAGCATCCCAAGGGATACAATGAACACATAGTATACCGCCAAGTTTACCGCAGTCACCAATATACCAATTTTAAAAAACTCGAAAAACGTAAAGGCCTTGACGCCCTTTGATTCAGCGGCTTGTATTATGATAATACTGCTTGCGGCACCAAGTATTGTCAGGTTTCCTGAAATCGTAGAGGATGCTGCAAGCATCATCCACTGGGCTACATGTGCACCTGTAAAGCCATTTGCAATCATGACGTGATTGTACAATGCGACAAACGGGACATTGCTCAATATTTGTCCAAGTGTTATGCTGTATGCAGAGATTACAGCACTGCTCTGCACCAGGTCATGCGGGTTTGGAATCGGGAGATATTTCATAAACAATGAAATTGTCCCAGAAGACCACAGGGCACCTGTAACCACAAACATGGCTGCAAAAAATACCAGGACAGTATAGTTTACACTCTTTAGGATATCATACCTCTGGCCGCTTGCAGCATAGAGGGCTGCTGCGCCAATCAATGCAACGATGCTGATGTCAATGTCAATTACATGCAGAAAACGCAAGACTTCGGATACAAAAAAGCCTGCAATTGTTGCAAGCAATACAGCAAGCGATATCTTTGCAAGGCGCGGGTTTTCAATTTTCACACTAGATATCATGGTATTATCTTCATAGTTGTGAGACATTTGCTGCAAGTCCTTTTTGAAATAAATTTTAAGCACATACCACGTAAGGAACAGGTTCACAACAGTTGGAACTGCAAGAAATTTCAGAAAACTTGTAAACGGTAATGAAATTCCACTCTGTAGGGCAATCAAGAGATTTTGCGGGTTGCCAATTGGAGTCATGGCACTTCCCACCGTAATTCCAAATGCAAGTGCAATCAAAAGTACCACAGGTCTTGCACCAACATGCCTTGAGATGTATATTATCAGAGGAATTCCCATCAAGGCAAGGGTATCATTTACAAGAAATGCCGAAAGCAACCCCATGCCGACAACAATTGCCATCAATAACAATTCAGGGGTCCTGGCTTTTGACATCATCTTTGCAGCTACAAGTTTTAACAGGCCCGACCTGTCAAGCGCTGAAATAATACTAAACATTGCAAAGAGAAATACAATGACATCAACCTGGATGGATTTTGCAGCAGATTTTACATCAATGACTTGGAGTGATACCATGAGTACCGCCCCAATAGACATTGCAATCCATATTGGTACCTTGAATCGAATCCTTCCCACAATTAGAACATAGACAATTGCAAAAACTGCTAGCGCGATATACTCCTTCATTGGCAAGTCAAGAATACGCTTGGGTTTATTTCTTGCCAATCACCGGTACGGATCATTTCTTGCACTTGAAACAATCTTGCGTGTGATCATTTACAATCCCTATTGCCTGCATGAATGCATAGCATATCGTAGTTCCTACAAAATTAAAGCCCCTTTTTTTCAAGTCTGCACTAATCTTGTCTGATAGATTGGTTGATACAGGAACATCAGAATGTCTTTTCGGGCGGTTGACGATGGATACATGGTTGACAAAACTCCAAATGTACCTGTCAAATGAACCAAATTCTTTCTGAATTTCTAGAAATCTCTTGGCATTATTTATGGCAGAGTGTATCTTTAGCTTGTTTCTAATTATTCCATCATCTTCCAACAGCCTGGAGATATCCCTCCGAGTATACTTGGAAATTTTTCTTGGATCAAAATTATCAAACGCCTGCCTGTACGTATCTTGTCTTTTAAGAATAGTACTCCATGACAATCCTGCTTGTGCACCCTCAAGTATCAGCATTTCAAACAGCTCTTGGTCTGCATGAAGCGGAATGCCCCACTTGTCATCATGATAACGTACCATCAAATCCCCTGTTGCCCACTTGCACCTTGGCAGGGTATCATCATGGTAACATTCCATGAAAAAAATATTTTGCCAAGTTGTAATAGAGTTTACTCGAGATAATATCATTTTTAGAACATGTACAAATACAGGTCCGTGGCAATACTACATATGGTTGGACCACAAGATGGCGGATTCGGGTTTGACGGCGCTCCAAAATATTCCTCACTTGATGGCAAAAATGCAATATGCGTCCAGTGTCAAGCAGGCCAGCACAGCAAGTGCCTTGCCAAGATTGACCAAGGCATACTTTGTGACTGTGAGTTGTGTCTTAGTTGAACCAAGTCATTTGGTTACGCAATTTTCATCTAGATGAAAAATATGAATGTCATTTAATGAAGACGGGATCAGCCCAGAAAAAAATAGGTCAAAGATGAGTTTTAAAATATCAGTAACAGGCGTAGCCTAACGTATACAAAATGAAAATGGGGGGTATAGATGAGGACTCTGCGTTTGACTATGAATTAACGTATGAATCAAAGTAAGAATTTTAGTTAGAATGAAAATTAGAACACGAGTTAAGATGAAACTGATTTTTCCTTAAATAATTCAATAGATTTTCTAACATTGTTGGTCACAAAAACAGATACACATGAATTACTGCATTTTATTGATCACCTATCGAATCTGAATACTTTGTTTGATGATTTTCCAGATTTTAAAGAAGAGTCTTCTAAAATTTATGTTAGAACATCTGGTGGCATAGCAGATTCATTTGAGACTTTGCTTGAGAGATTAGACAATATTGGAGAGAAAATAGAAAAAGTTGATGGTGTAAAATCGTCAATTAGACGATGGATAAACCGATTAGATAAAAATTATAGCGAGGATGAAGGTACCAATCTCCCGGTATATCTCACAAAAGAAGATGCAAAAGCTCTGAGGAAAGAAACTCAAAAATGGCTCGATAAGATAATTGAATCGTTTGATAATTCTGGCACGGCCATAATAAAGGAAAATCAAATCAATGAAGTCTTTTCAAAGGAAATAATGGATAGGTTAGACAATGATGCACAAAAGGATTTGAAAGAAGGAATTGACGTACTATTACATGGCTATCCAACTGCAGCAACTATGATTTTATTCAGAATGGCAGAGAGAATGATCCGAGAATTATACAAAAACACTACAGGAAAGGAGGTTGGGAAAGAAACATGGGGACATATGCTTACAGCAATAGGACAACATGAGGACTTTCAAAAAAATGACGATAACAAAGTGTTGATGGGATATTTGTACTATCTTAACAAAAAGAGAATCAATGCAGCTCATCCTTATAGAAGATACACTCAGGAAGAGGCAGAACGAATACTATTACAAATCAAAGATATGCTTGAAGAGATACATCATAGAAAGTAATTTTTAGAGAACATTTATTCTCAAAATTAACCAACAGTTCAGGCTCTACTTTTAGATACAATTCTAACTTTTCTAAATCATCTTTTCTATCATTCTAAAATGATCATCTTTATCTCAACAATACATCTAGTCTACATGTGAGAACCGGAATACTGGTTACAGGGGCAATTCTCATAGTATTTGGAGTAATTGGATATGTGTATCCGGTAACAAGTGTAGGTTCAGTATCTGACATAGATGACCTGTGTAAATCAACCATTGGTTCTATAGGAAGGTGTTAAATGAACAAGTTCGTGAAAATTGCCAACTTGCAAAATATGCTGTACTTGGGGTATACGCATTAATTGGAACTGGTGCAATTCTTGTAATTATAGGTAGTATAATAAAGAACAACTCTTATTCAAATCAACCACTCAGCCCACATGCAAAAAAATCAATCATTGTTGTAATTGGAATAATTTTTGCAATAATTGTTGGAGTAATCGTATATCCGTTTTATTGCAACCTGATATTTAAACGTCAAATCTTGCCTTTAGTGCAATGAAAAATCAGCAACTAGTCAAAGTGTTAGATCAAGGTAGGGTTTCAAACACAGGGAATTTTCACTATACTTCAAGTCATGATGATACATATTTCATCATCTTTAGTAATGAATTTTCAATCATTTCGACAAAGTCTGTGTCTTTTACATATGTATACAACGGGCAACAGAACCATCAATCTTTTACAATACCACCGGGTGCATTCAAAAGTATGCCTGTATTGATACATTCAGGTCAGTCAATAACTGGAACTTTTACGGCTTCTGGCGGTTCTGGAAATGATGTGGACTTTAACATCAGTACTATGACTTGTACTCAGACAGTCAACTTTAGTTTTAGTTTATCCAATACAGGTCAAGCAAATGGAAACGCGGATGTTGCATTTGAGGTAGATGGAAAACCAGTTTGGTCAAACAATTATTCAGTAGACATGGGAAAACAAACTAGCGTAAGTGGTTCTACATCATTATCAGATTGCAATCCGCACGATTACAAGGCAGTTGTTACAAACCAACAACGAACTAGATAATCTGCAATAGATGAAAAACCTAGATACAAAAAATTTATTATCTTCATTAGAGATTGTATTACATTGGACAGTTTATCAGAAATGGCATTAGCAGGATTTGTTGGTACTACAGCTGCTAATCTAGTTACTTTAATGCTGTCAAACGTCATAGAAAGTAAAAAAAATTACTAAAAGTGTCACCTATTTCGACACTTTCATACGATGGTGGAGAAAATTTTTGAAGCCCCGAGTGATTTATCGCAATAGATTCATTAGATCTAGAACTGGTACTTTGGTGCTTGTCATTCCAGCACCATTGGCAAAAGAGATGGGTTTTAAAATTCATAAAAAATCGCGTGATTATGAAAAAGAGACTGTATTGAATTCAAGAAATGAAGAAGCCGGTTTATACATTTGGCTTAATTCTGATTATGAAATTGAGATGTGTGATACTTCAAAACCCTTGCAGAATACAAACGGCATAATGTCTACAGAGGGAGTACATCCGCATGGTAAATCATGTGAACTTACTATTCCATATAGTATAAGAACCACATATCAATTGCTAGGTATTGATCTTAACAAGGTGGATATTCTAAAAAATGAACAGGGCAATATAGTAGTCAAACCCCATCTAAACTCGAATACCGTTTCAAACACATCTGGAACTAAAGTGCTAATTGATATAATGCGTGACGGGCTAGATGATACTCTGAGAAAACATGATTATGATGCACATAGCGTAAAAAAACTATGTGAGGAACAATCATTGAATCTTAGAAGCGATTTTTCCCTTATGAAATATGCAGAAAAACACAACATGATTATAGTAACAGAAGATAAAGACAATGTACTGGGCTGTAGAGAAAATAATATGGACTGTGTTGAATTCGGTCAATCTGACACACTAGAATATCTTTTAGAAGAACTTGAAAAAATAATGCGAAAGCGAAACGATGATCTTTAGAGAGTATTATAAAATAACCACATTTCTTTATTTATGAAAAATAATTAGAGTACATGGCAGTAAAGAAAGCAATCTCATCCATTGATCTTTTGATTCAAGAAAAGAAGGAGTTTAGAACAAAAGTAGTAGGTTCGGAGGAATTGCCACCTCTCATTCAAGGTGATATTATCAATCGATTTGATAGAGCAATGTGGTCTATGTTACAAGGAGACATTGAATGGTTACAGGCAATAAAAAGACAACTTTTGCCAGACCAACACAGAACAAAGATAGTTTGCAGACATCCAAAGAAGGATCATGATACTGATGGCAGTGGTCAGAAATACTGTATGAATTGTAATGCAAATTTGCCCAGTTTATAGTTTCATTGTAAACAGAAACATGAATAAAAGTTAAGAAAATAATTCAGAATTATTGTTTTTAAAATTACTAACTTGTGTATGTTAAAGATACATCGGTTGATACTTCTTTGCTTGATAATACGGAAAAGGTATTATCATAAATAAGATAAAGTGTTTGCCCGGACGGAATATTTGCATTAATGTTACCTACTGTCTCTTGACCACTGTTGTAATACACATTTGATTGATGACCATTTCTCCAGTTGATAAAATTCTGATCATCCATTATGAATACACGTATGTCATTACCGCTTCCTCCTCCTGCAGTGAATTTGCCGCTTACGTAAGCATTAGTAGAACCAGAAGGGGCTGAAAATGTGTAATAAGTATAGGTATGTGCATTGACGTGAACCATGTCATTTACCAAAGACGCTGTATGTTGTGTAGGAACATAGACCGGAGCATTGTTCCCTCCACCTGAATAATTATTGGTATTGACCAAATGTGGTGCCACCATGAGAACTACAAAAACTACTGCTGCCCCTACAGCTGCAGGAATTGCTAATTTTGAATATTTTCTTTGTTTTGGCAGACTCATGTATGACTATCAAAAAATAATAGAAGATAAAGATGATCATATGTTTCGTCATATGGAAACATGGCACTGCTTGTACCTGACAACAACAAATCATCAAATTCAGATGTATTCATGATACAAGTTTCTCGAATTTTACCGATAGTTGAGGAATAGTTACCGACAGTTTACAAGTTTCGATGATTCTTTTACCGACAGTTTACAAGTTTCGATGATTCTTTTACCGACAGTTTACAAGTTTCGATGATTCTAGTATCGATAGTTTTGGAAATTATCTTTTTTAATTCATCATACTTATTAGAAATCATCTCAAACTTTCCATTGACGTTGTATTCTCTCTACTAGTTTTGCACGTAATTTGATATTTTCAACCTGAACCTTTTCATATTCTATTTTCATTTTTTGTATTTTTTGATCCTTATTGACATCTTTTAACATGATCTTCCAGAGAGTTTCAATTCATCAAAATCTTTGTCAGAATTCAACATTTTAGATGTCTGACCACCACTGTCTGTTCTATATGTTACCTGTATTTCCCATCTTTGACTAGATTTCGTATAGGTGTCTATTGGATGTATTCCATGAATCAAACAATCTGACAAATTTGGCTCTTCTCTTCCAGTATGAATTTTAAAAAAATAACCCAGACCAATTACGTCCATTTTATAAAACTCTGAACCTCTGGATGATATTATTTTCCCCACCTTTTCATAAGTATACGAAGTAAGAAGATTACATTCATCAATCAAATCATAGAATGACTCGACATCTTTTCTAAAATTGCTGTCTTCTATTAGGTGATAAGTGTAATTGTTTTTTATTGCTTTCCAAGTATTGACGATGAATTGATAGTAATGTCTTGTACTTGATAGTAAATCATATCTTGTTTCAATTAGGATGCTTTCATCATAAAGGGGGCCATAAACACTGTCTACGGTTTTTATTATGAAATCTCTCTTCCATGCTCTTCGTTGTGTTTTGGTCTGAACTACATATGATAATACAAAACCTATTGTCACACCTATAACAGTACCCGCAATCGGATAATTTACAAAAAAGCTTATGGCCATTCCAGCAGTGGCCAAGATGGAAATTATCAATATACTTAGTTTATTCCATTCTGTTTCCATCTAGTATGCTTAGGTTGAATCTAGCATAAATAAAGATATGATTGACCTAGATTTGATTATATCATGAGCAATGATAGTAATCCAGAAAAACTTCCAAGCGATAAAGAAATCAAGAAATTCATGAAAGATTTCATTCATGAATTCAAGCCATATGCAGCTAAATTAACTGGAGAAAACATGTCAATGCATTATGACAACAATGATTTACAGAATATTAAAAATTTCATTGAATTGGCAAATGATTACAATCGAAAAGAAAACTCCATTGCAAGTGAAGACATTGCGGAACACGCAAAGTTACAAAAACGAATGGATCTAACAGATGATATTCTAAAATCTATTTTGGGATTAACGTCAGATAATCCAGCACTTGAATTGGCTCAAATATCCAATCCGAAAAATTCCTACGAAAAAATCATTCCAGATATAAATTACAGGACATTAATGCGGGGTACAATACATAAGGTTCTTCACACCATAGATCAGATGGGAAAACTGGAACAAATTAACAATTTCATAAAATCCATGAGACCTGATGATGTTTTTGCAATGTCACAAAGTGCCATTAGGGTTAACGAGATTATACGATCTGTATTGAAGACTAGAAAAAGAATTACAAAGGAAATAGTGG
Coding sequences within:
- a CDS encoding DMT family transporter, which produces MNKTAVAGYASALVASAFFGAVPTIAKPMTSSINVLLLSSIAYLIAALTFTPMAKKAKTALAKKDYAILVAISVCGAAAAPCLYFLGLRQSSAADTSLLSNVEIMFTVLFGLIFFKERLRPVGFIAVAMVVLGVIVITTDLRFSGSFLQLNAGHFFILGAMALWALDNNLSRIISTKMDTARLVQLKSVIGGLILLGAVFLLGIPLDVNMSQVPYVILLSAIGFGGSLYFFLQSLKRIGTIRTIVIFSTSSVFGLVFASAFLHEPISLYQTAAIAVMLTGVYLVNRKESVKEKIESSRI
- a CDS encoding ArsB/NhaD family transporter → MARNKPKRILDLPMKEYIALAVFAIVYVLIVGRIRFKVPIWIAMSIGAVLMVSLQVIDVKSAAKSIQVDVIVFLFAMFSIISALDRSGLLKLVAAKMMSKARTPELLLMAIVVGMGLLSAFLVNDTLALMGIPLIIYISRHVGARPVVLLIALAFGITVGSAMTPIGNPQNLLIALQSGISLPFTSFLKFLAVPTVVNLFLTWYVLKIYFKKDLQQMSHNYEDNTMISSVKIENPRLAKISLAVLLATIAGFFVSEVLRFLHVIDIDISIVALIGAAALYAASGQRYDILKSVNYTVLVFFAAMFVVTGALWSSGTISLFMKYLPIPNPHDLVQSSAVISAYSITLGQILSNVPFVALYNHVMIANGFTGAHVAQWMMLAASSTISGNLTILGAASSIIIIQAAESKGVKAFTFFEFFKIGILVTAVNLAVYYVFIVSLGMLS
- a CDS encoding DNA-3-methyladenine glycosylase I, which gives rise to MECYHDDTLPRCKWATGDLMVRYHDDKWGIPLHADQELFEMLILEGAQAGLSWSTILKRQDTYRQAFDNFDPRKISKYTRRDISRLLEDDGIIRNKLKIHSAINNAKRFLEIQKEFGSFDRYIWSFVNHVSIVNRPKRHSDVPVSTNLSDKISADLKKRGFNFVGTTICYAFMQAIGIVNDHTQDCFKCKK